From Zingiber officinale cultivar Zhangliang chromosome 5B, Zo_v1.1, whole genome shotgun sequence, the proteins below share one genomic window:
- the LOC121985641 gene encoding histone-lysine N-methyltransferase SETD1B-like, whose translation MGCFLGCFKGSKDRKRRRSPKRSPSRDHRVSERYRQPIPSVKQISPNLSAPKLPPVEEVAVAIDLPEPKQNVEQGNASSAKKKVTFDLNIRTYEQAPSDDNTDSASEDDREVEQIDEEERPAKGQKDESYPKSGAFPSNHRYENCESSDDDHGSEFGEDEDEFDSEDFDEEEEEYGIQGNEEESYDSFFSLPIDKEPQGLQEEVSSTKPCSASSPLLEKQPIPAAGGSTRDRSQFVHPVLIPVENLSQWKEIKARAVPATNPNKQNLCEEQENKPTLIAEPEIKVKKPRVPTFPTKQEVSVDASLSNWLPSSDNSTVETPQPSNSHLSNSSFSREDRPILGALTIEDIKLSSMTSSPRRSPSRSPPAEEIPIVGTVGRYWHCENQGGDSASSRPSTRLAKGIPNTTNKYREDKAVNWHTTPFEVRLERALQNGAA comes from the exons ATGGGTTGCTTCCTTGGCTGCTTCAAGGGTTCCAAGGATCGGAAGCGTCGCCGATCGCCTAAGAGATCGCCGTCGCGCGACCACCGG GTAAGCGAAAGATACCGGCAGCCGATCCCCTCGGTGAAGCAGATCTCCCCGAATCTCAGCGCGCCGAAGCTTCCTCCGGTGGAAGAGGTTGCCGTTGCGATCGATCTTCCGGAGCCGAA GCAGAATGTGGAGCAGGGGAACGCCAGCAGCGCCAAGAAGAAGGTGACCTTCGATTTAAACATTAGGACGTACGAACAAGCTCCTTCCGATGATAATACGGATAGTGCCTCCGAGGATGACCGAGAAGTCGAACAAATCGACGAGGAGGAGAGGCCAGCCAAAGGGCAAAAAGACGAATCTTATCCAAAGTCAGGAGCTTTCCCTTCGAATCATAGGTACGAAAACTGTGAGAGCAGCGACGACGACCACGGCAGTGAATTTGGAGAAGACGAAGACGAATTTGACAGTGAAGACTTcgacgaggaagaagaagaatacgggATCCAAGGGAATGAGGAAGAGTCCTATGATTCCTTCTTTTCTCTACCCATTGATAAGGAGCCGCAAGGTCTACAAGAGGAGGTCAGTAGCACCAAACCCTGCTCTGCATCCTCGCCTCTACTGGAAAAACAGCCGATTCCAGCCGCCGGTGGCAGCACGCGCGACCGGAGCCAGTTCGTGCATCCGGTTCTCATCCCCGTCGAGAACCTGTCGCAATGGAAGGAAATCAAGGCGCGTGCCGTCCCGGCGACGAATCCCAACAAACAAAACCTCTGCGAGGAGCAGGAGAACAAGCCGACGCTGATCGCCGAGCCGGAGATCAAAGTGAAGAAACCCCGAGTTCCAACTTTTCCAACCAAACAGGAGGTCTCAGTGGACGCCAGCCTCTCGAACTGGTTACCGTCCTCGGACAATTCGACCGTGGAGACGCCTCAGCCGAGCAATTCTCATCTGTCCAACTCGTCGTTTAGCCGAGAGGACCGCCCGATTTTGGGCGCCTTAACCATTGAAGACATCAAGCTATCGTCGATGACATCCTCGCCGCGGAGATCTCCTAGCAGGAGTCCTCCGGCGGAGGAAATTCCAATTGTAGGCACTGTCGGCAGGTACTGGCACTGTGAGAACCAAGGAGGGGATTCAGCTTCTTCCCGTCCTTCCACCAGACTCGCCAAAGGGATTCCAAACACTACCAATAAATATAGAGAG GATAAGGCTGTGAACTGGCACACGACTCCATTTGAAGTGCGTCTGGAGAGAGCTCTCCAGAACGGTGCTGCTTGA
- the LOC121986993 gene encoding uncharacterized protein LOC121986993, with protein sequence MALALRLHFRPPGTTVVLCSKLSASRRLPARDRVINFGKHKGRMLGSLPSSYLQWVSNNLRARDFEEWARLADEVLRDPIYRDRLEWEAAERILTGDTCRQSSSGPANSPVADLIEVSERFGLDNDDKAAWARIDFGLQGTSNGGRIPRVRKGSALAEPARKSIDLV encoded by the coding sequence ATGGCTCTGGCTCTAAGGCTTCACTTCCGGCCTCCGGGCACCACGGTTGTACTCTGCTCGAAGCTATCCGCCTCCCGCCGCCTTCCGGCGAGGGACAGAGTCATAAACTTCGGCAAGCACAAGGGCAGGATGCTCGGCTCCCTCCCTTCCTCCTACCTCCAGTGGGTCTCCAACAACCTTCGCGCTCGGGACTTCGAGGAGTGGGCTCGATTGGCCGACGAGGTCCTTCGCGACCCTATCTACCGCGACCGCCTGGAGTGGGAGGCAGCGGAGCGTATTCTCACCGGGGACACCTGCCGCCAGAGCTCCTCCGGCCCCGCCAATTCGCCTGTTGCCGACCTAATCGAGGTCAGCGAGCGCTTCGGTTTGGACAACGACGATAAGGCCGCGTGGGCTCGCATCGATTTCGGGCTCCAGGGAACCTCCAACGGCGGGCGAATACCCCGCGTCCGGAAAGGCTCCGCCTTGGCCGAACCAGCGAGGAAGTCGATCGATCTGGTGTAA